AGATTTTTTCGATGCCGAAGCCATTATGATGTTAGGTTCACCTCAGATGTATGTCGCTCTTTTCACCGAACATATACCGCTTAGAGAGGTAGCCGGAAGCATCAATGAAAAAGCGTTAACAAGATTTCTCATAGACTTTTACCAGACAGCCAAACCTAGTACACAGGTAGGTGTGCTAGGTCTGAACCCACATGCCGGAGATGATGGGGTGCTGGGGGATGAAGAACGTATCATACAAAAAGCGATAGAGAATGCCCACAGAGAAATAGGCACTAAAATATTCAGTGCTCCGCTTGTACCGGATGTCGCCTTTACCCCCAGAGTACGTGCGAACTATACACACTACATTGCCATGTACCATGACCAGGGCCTGGCCCCTCTCAAAGCCTTGTACTTTGATGAAGGGATCAATGTATCATTGAACCTGCCGATACTAAGAACTTCCGTAGACCACGGCACGGCATTTGACATCGCCTATAAAGGTGTTAAAATAAGTAGTCTAAGTTACTTGAACGCAGTAAAATATATTGTGGATCACACCATACGTTAACAAAAAAGCGTTGGTGTTTCATCCTCAACCACTTCACAGTTCTCATTCATCTGTGCACAAAGTCTTTCTTGACAGGATTTACATAAGTAGCGGTAATTTTGCATATCGTAATGGATCGTATCACCTTCTTTAATATCATCATAACACTCCGCACATACATTGGTTACCCGTAAAAGTATCTCTTTTGTTGCTTCTTGTGTTACAAAACATGGACTACTCATTATCACTCCCTAATTCTTTGATCATTTTTTTTGCTTCTTCCAATGTATCATCTAATGCGTAGGCTTTCGTATACCCTACCAGTGCTTCTTTTTTTCGTCCCTGGTCATATAAAGTATTCGCATAGTTGAAGTGATGCGGTGCGTATTCAGGATCCAACTCAATGGCACGTTCATGGTGCTTTTCCGCACCCTCATCCTCTCCAAGTTTATGTAAGACGTTGGCAAGTGACACATGGGCCATGTCATCAGACTCATCGAGCAATAAAAGTTTTTCAAAACTCTCTTTCGCTTCTTCATATTCACCTGTCTGCATACAGACATAACCCATTTTTTGAAGTACTTCAGGATTCTTCTCGTCAATGATAAATGCCGATCCCAATGCTTTTTTTGCTTCTTCGAAATCTTCTTTTTCCACTGCATCATCTGTCATTTGTAACAGTTGTTCCATCCGTGTAGGCTCTACTTCTGGTGTAGAAAATGTTTTATCGGGACGGTTAATACCCCCTATTTGATCATCTCCTACTTTCGCTTCGAAATCCACACCTCTTTTAGGGTGATTTCCTGAAAAAAGTTGTTTAAAAAAAAGATAAAATACTCCTCCTGCAATAATAAGAAGTAATAGTTGAAATGTTGTCATAGCTTCTCCAATATAGTTATCGAATGATAAGATAAACTAACTTAAATCCAAAGAAAAACTGCTATCATGATAAAAAAGAACCAAAGGATCATTATGTCTTATAAAATCACATTAGATAAAGAGAAATTACAAAAAAAGTTAACACCGCTGGAATATAATGTATGCTTGAACCACGGCACGGAAGCACCGTTTCAAAATGAGTTCTGGGACTCAAAAAAAGAGGGGATTTACAGCTGCAAATGCTGTGGTACACCACTCTTCTCTTCAGAAGCAAAATTTGATTCAGGCACAGGCTGGCCAAGCTACTTTCAACCCATCAATGAAGACGATATAGAAGAGATCGAAGATAGCAGCCACGGTATGGTCCGTGTAGAAGTACGTTGTGGTGCATGCGGTTGCCATTTGGGACATGTATTCCCTGATGGTCCGGCCCCTACCTATAAGAGATACTGTATCAATTCAGCATCTTTGGATTTTAAAGAAAAGGAATAAGCTATGATGACTGTAGCTGTGCGGCGATACGCCCGGCAGCTTCATCCATCTCTTCCTTTGTATCAAAAACAAAAGAGTATTTTTCCTCTTCTCCAAGATTGACAAAAATACCAAACCCCACGACTTCGACCTTGCCTTTGGACTCAATATCTAACCATTCAAGACTGACCTGCGTGGTTTCATCTTCATATCCTGTCTTGACTACCGCGGCTGGATAGAGCTGTGTGATCTTTGCAGTGTCAAATTGTTTATCTTCTATTGTGATTATCATAGAGGGATTATAGTATAATCACTTTAAATCTAGAATGGAGCCCAAAAGATGAGTTTAAAAGAACAGATAAAAAATGATATTAAAGAAGCCATGCGTGCAAAAGAGACCATCAAAAGAGATACACTTAGAAATATTCAAGCATCTATCAAGCAGATAGAAGTAGACGAACGCAGAGACGTAACAGACAGTGATGTGGAAGCTGTATTGATGAAATATTTAAAACAAAGAGAAGATGCCAAAGCACAATTTGCAGAGGCTGGGAGAAATGACCTTGTCGAAAAAGAAGATGCAGAGATAGCCATAGTCAAATCCTACCTTCCGGAGCCGATGGACGATGCGGAGTTGGAATCTGTACTGAAAGAGGTCATTGCATCTGTGGGCGCCGAAAGTATGAAAGATATGGGTAAAGTCATGGGTGGTGCCAAAGCTGCCATAGGAAGCCGAGCAGACGGCGGACGCATTAACCAAATGGTCAAAAAACTACTTAGTTAATAAAACGCTTTTATATATAAAATAATGTCGACCTGAACGCCCTTGTAAGCGAGGCGATTCGAGAAGGTCGACGCTTTTTTACTTCGTTTTTTCTCTTGTGAAGCGAAGCGGTGACAAAGTCATCACTCTCTTTGAGAAAAAAATCAAAAGAGAAACAACGCCCCAATCTAAAGTATATAGGCAATTAGGGAAAAATTAATATAATAAATCAATTCCCATACTTCAAGGCTTTAATAGCCGCAGTAATATCATCCTGTCTCATAAAATGCTCACCGACCAAAAATGCATCTGCTCCTATTTTGGAAAGTTCTACCACTGTCTCATGGTCATTGATCCCGGACTCAGCCACAATGATCTTACCATTGGGGATGAGCGGTATCAGCTTTTCACTCAAGCGCATGTCCATCTCAAATGTTTCAAGGTTACGATGGTTAATACCGATGATATCTGCTCCAGCGAAGATCGCCTTCACAAGGTCCGTTTTGTTATGCACTTCCACCAATACATCCAGACCTAAATGACGCGCATAGTCATGCAACTCTTTGAGCTCTTTACGGCTGAGTGCCATTGCGATAAGCAAGATATAATCCGCACCAAATGCCAACGCTTCAAGGACCTGGTATTTATCCACAATGAAATCTTTTCTGAGCAACGGGAGATTGACATAACGGCGTACCATTCCGAGATACTCTTTGTCCCCTTTGAAAAAGTGTGGTTCGGTCAGTATAGAGAGTGAATCTGCTCCACCCTTTTCATAGGCTTGTGCTATCTCAACCGGATCAAAGTCTTCACGAATGATCCCTTTACTGGGGCTCGCTTTTTTGACTTCCGCAATGATACGGTAAGGGTTTTCCTCCGTAGCGCGTAAAGCACTTTTCACATCTTTAGGGATAAATGGGTTAAAAGCAAGAGAACGTCCTAACCACTCTTCTGGGTACTCTACTTTTCTTTTTTCTAGATCTGATTTTGTTTTTTTAATGATTTCATCTAATATCTGAGCCATATATCACTTTCCATATTTCTATAAATTTCGCGTATTATATCTAAAAGAAGCCCGAAATTATTTACACTGTCTGATAGCATCCCAGTGTTCTATGATCTCAGGTTCTTCCAGTCCCTCTTCATCGACGACTCTTTTCATCAGTTTATAGGCTTTATCACACTTGCGCTGTTTATAGTATCCCCATGCCAAAGAGTCTAGATAATACATGTTGTCAGGCTGCTGGATCAATGCATTCTCTATCACATCGATACCCTTTTTGACATTGACCTCTTTGTCTATCAGTGTATAGCCATAATAATTGAGGTAGATACTGTCATCATTCCCCAATGCAATCGCTTTTTCAAACTGAGAGATCACATCCTGTATCATTTTTTTATCATTTTTATCTTCTGAGTTCTCAAAAATAAGTACACCCTTCTCTGCGATCCACTTTGAATTTTTATCTTCCTCATACAGTTTATCTACAAGGGTCAATGCTTTGGAAAAATATTTTTTTGTTTTATAGAGTTCATAGAGTATGTCATTTCTACTTTGATCTGCTTCCAAAAAAGCAATCGCACCGTCAAGATCTCTTTTGTATATATAGGCATCTATGATCTTTGTCAGATACTCTTGGTCATTGTCCTGTTGATACAATGCTTTATAGGTCTCTAATATACCGTTGATATCTTTTTCTTTTTGATAAAGCGAAAGCAATTTCACGTAGACATCATGACTCACGATATTCATACGGCGATGTGTTTCAAGTAGCTGTATCGCCCTTTTACGTTCACCTGTGAACTCATCCATAATATCAGCCATCCGTAGCAATATCTCTTCTCTAGGTACCGTTTCATAAACCCTGCTTAAAAGGTCTAATGCTCTTTTAAATTTTCCGGCATATAAAAATGAATTGGATGCCAGATCCAGATCCATAGGTTCTTTTGACTGTTCAAGCAGGTTTTCTGCTTCTATGGTTGCATTTTTCACTTGTCTTGCCGTGAGATACAGAGGAATGAGAAGACGTCTTACTTCGATTCTGTTCGGATTGACCTTATCCCATCTTTTTAAACGTGTGATACTTTCCAGGATGTGATTTCTGCTCATCAATGCGGCAGTGGCTTCTTTAAAGAGATAGATCTCTGCACCGGTATCATCATAGAGTTTCTTATAGACCTGATAACTGTTTTCATAGGCTTTATATTCATCATATAAAAGTCCTCTCATGATGAGTTCATCTTCACTGATCTTCATGATTTCTTTGGCAGAGCCCATCACAGTGCTCAAGATCAATACTGTCAATAAGCTAAAAGCTATACGATACCAGGACACTCTTTGCGTACCTCTTCTTCATCATTTTTAAACTGTTCCCAAAATGGGAAAGTACGGCATTGTAAAGGCCGTACAGGGTAAATGGAACAACGCTTTAGCGACGCATCAAAAAATATACAGGCATAGTTGTCTTCTGCCAATTTTTTTTCTATCAAAGAGTAGCGATGCTTCACTTTTCTTAAATACATTGTAGCAAAATCTTCTACACTAAGGTTAACGAACGCTGCCATTTTCTCTATCTCGCTGTATTTAGCCCAGATATAGCCGCTCTCTCCCGTACAACAGTGCCCTCCACATGCTTCACATGCATTGGGGTTGAATTTAAAATTATACTGTTCGTGTGTCATGAATTCCATGATCAAAAATCACCTTTTATACTGTTTGTATTGGCACGTTCAAATGCTTTTGCTGCCTTTTCTCTATAAACACTCTTTTCATCAAAGACCACAAATGGAGGCAGTATCTTTGTCATCGATTTAGATCCCAGACGCGCTGCGATCATCACCAGTTTGGATTCTCTGTCTATTTTAGAATGTACAAACTGCATCGTTTCGACAGTTATACCATAGGAAGTTAAATGATGTAATAACAGATCCACCTGCTTGGCATCATAACAGAAGATAAAATACCCTCTGGGCTTCAAAAGTTTTTTTACCTTGGCGATGAAAGCATCTATAGGCAAATGGTGTGCATACCGTGCAATGTTCAAATGCGTATTGTCACTTTGTTGCACATTTGAGTCATAAAAAGGCGGGTTTGAGATGATATAGTCGAACTTCTCATCCGTCATCCACTCTGTAAAATCCCCCAGATGACTTTGCGCTTCCAGATTATTGAGTGCATAATTATGTTTTGCATACTCTAGCATCTTTTCCTGTTTGTCTATAATGCTGGTCTGAATGTTAAAATCCCTGGTCAATAAAAGTGAGATGATCCCTACACCACAGCCTACATCCAAGAGTCTGCCTTTAGGCTTAAACGAAGAGATAAAGTCATACAAGAAAATGGAATCACTGTTATAACAGTAGCCGCTTGTAGGTTGATAGAGAAACAAATGATGCCTTTTTTTATGAATTTTACTATATTTTCAGTATAATCGCGATTATGAATGAAGAACTAGACCTACTCAACCCGCCATCAACAGATTTTTCCATGCTGGACTACGATTGTGCATACATCCCCGGAAATAAGGTACGTATGAACTATAAGTATGTCTCTCATGCGAGTAAGAAATTTGCCACAGCAGTGATCGCCAGAGGATGGAGACGTTTTGGAAAATACTTCTTCCATCCTATCTGTAACGGGTGTAATGAGTGTAAAAGTATACGTATCGATGTCAACAACTATCACTATACCAAATCACAAAAAAAAGCCATCAAACGGAATGCCGATACGCAGATCATTGTACAAAAACCCAGTCTTACCGATGCACATATTCATCTCTACAACAAATACCACTCTTTCAAGCATGAAAAAGACCAATGGCAGCACCGCAATATTTCACACCGGGAATACCATGAAAACTTTGTAGATGGGTCACATGAGTATGGGAAAGAGGTACTCTATATCAGGGATGGTAAACTCATCGGTGTTGACCTCATCGATATACTCGATGACGGTATCAGCTCCATATACTTCTACTATGACCCTGATTATGCCAGACTCTCACTGGGTACCTATTCACTGCTCTATCAGATACAGTTGGCCCATATACTTGAATTGCCTTGGATCTACTTAGGGTACTGGGTAGAAGGGTGTAAAGCGTTTGCCTACAAACCGAAGTTTCAACCCCAGGAGATATTGGATAGTTTTCCTCATGTTACAGAAGAACCTGATTGGGAAAAGTGGGATCTAGCGTAAAGCGTCCAGCTCCGGACTCTTACGGCACCATTTTAAAAAAAGTCTGTCAGGATCTACTCTGGGATCTACCTCTTTCTCTTCAACGATACATTCAGTCAATATCTTTGCCATAAGCGGTGCGAAGACAAATCCTCTCCCCCCTAGACCATTACACACAAATAAGTTATCTATATACTTCATCTCAGGTTTGGCACCACGTATCACAGCAGGATATGTTTCCAACATAAAAGGCACATCTATTACCTTCCCTACCAAAGGAAAGTAGTCTTTAGACCCTGCTCTCATACCGCAAAATACTTCTTTGAGTTCCAGGTCTGAAGTATCGATGAGAGAAGAAGCTTTTTCTTTGAGAAGTAAGGCTTGTCCTTCCTGGCAAGGTACAGGTTCTTTTACCTCTTTTTCATGTGTCGCACCCAGTTTGATGATGCCATCTATGTTGGCACCCACAGACATAGATTGATGCATACTGACCTCTAAAGAAAGTGTGGAAGTGAAGTCTCCTCTAGTCCCCCATGTACCTTTGATACCCATATAACGCAAGTCAACCAGTTCACTCTCATAACCCGTCGCCAATACAAGATGCTTAGCGCTGTAGTCACCTACACACCACAACCCATCTTCTTGTATGATCTCTGTTACCTCATACACCAAAACATCTATCTCTGAGAGCAAATCTTCGCACATCTCTTTTGCATCACAAACCCCTGCTTCAGGAAAGAAAAAACTGTCAAACCCAACACCTATACCTTGTGCTTGAAGTTGCTCAGAGGTGTAGTTTTCATACCTGGTTTCATTAAAAGGTGCATACTCGGAAAATTTTTGTGCATCCGCTTCATCTTTGGGGATGCGTATCACACCGGTTTGATGGAAAAATAAAGGACAGGTCGTGAGATAAAAATCTTTGGCAAACGAGAACGCTTTATTCGTAAGTGTTTGAAGAGCCGACCCTTTGCCTATCTTGGGAGAGACAAAAGCACCTGCTGCTCCGGAACCTCCTAAGGCGATACCTCTTTTGTCAAGAACAAGTACTTTTTGGCCTTTTTGTGTCAATGCATAGGCTGTAGATGCGCCTGCGATACCTGCACCGATGATGATAGTATCATAGGTTTTGGACATACTATCTAAACCGATATCTCTTTGATATCCGCAATATTTCTAAACGTTTTATAGATAGAGCCTATCGTATGGAGTCTATTTTGCTGCAACGCTTCATCTTCAGTGTTTACCAGGACATCATCAAAATATCCGTCAAGTTCACGTTTGAGCCCAAAAAGTGCTTCGAGTTCTTCCTTATAGTCACTGTAGGTAGCGTTGATCACTTTTTCATACGCATTATAGAGTGTGACTTCCGCATCTTCTTTAAATAATGTGATATCTATCTCCATACTCGACTCAAGGTCTATCTCTTTAGAGATATTCGCCACACGTTTAAAGGTAGTGAATTGTTCTTTAAATGCATCACTGCTTACGATCTCATTGAGTGCAGCCACTTTTTTAGCGATCTCATTGATATCTCTTTCCCCTGATGCAAGTACTGAAGCGATGACCGACGGATTGGCATCGAGTGACTTGTTGATACGTTCTATCATGAATTCACTTAAAAGATCCGTATCAAAGTCATCATAATTGCCTTTGAGCAACGCGATGATATCATCTATGTTGAATGTCAGATCATACGCTGTCACAATTCTTACAATACCGTTGACCGCACGACGCAGGGCGAAAGGATCTTTGGAACCTGTAGGTATCTTTCCTACACTGAAGAGTCCAAAGAGTGTATCGAGTTTAACACTCATCGCTACAATGGAGGAGAATACAGAACTTGGAAGTTCCGCACCCTCACCCACCGGCATATACTGCTCTTTGATGGCATGATATACCAACTCTTCTTCACCCAGTGCCTTGGCATAATAATACCCCATGAGCCCCTGCAGTTCTGTAAACTCGTACACCATCTCACTCATAAGATCCGCTTTTGCAAGGTTGACTGCTCTGTCCATGGCTTTTTCAAGTACAGTAGAACTTTTCTCAGTGTCTGATTCTACTCTATCCATGTAGAGGGCAAGCAGTCTGATCGCGATATTATTTTCCCTTTTGATCTTATCTGCGAGTGTCCCCAGGCCATCAATGAACTGTACCTTCTCAAGGCCATCCGTACTCAGGCCGTTTTTAAGGTCATTTTTGTAGAAGAAGAGTCCATCAGCCAAACGCGGTTTCAGTACACGTTCATTTCCTGCGATTACTTTACTATAATCATCTGTATAGGCATTGGAAACCACCACGAACTTGTTTGCTATTTTCCCATGTTCAAATACAGGGAAATAACGCTGGTGCTCTTTCATAGAGGTAATGATCACTTCAGGTGGGAGTTCCAGGAAAAGTTCATCAAAGGTCCCTACAAGTGCTTTAGGGTTCTCTGTGATCGCTACCACTTCAGCCAAAAGTGCTCTATCTCTCTCTATGATGATATTATGCGTCGACTCCAAAGCATCAAATTCAGCTAAGATCTTCGCTTCACGCTCTTTAGGATGCAGCATCACCGCACACTCGTCCAGTATACTTTCATAGGAATCTATCGTAGGGATCTCAACTGCATCATAGGTTACCATACGATGTACATAGGTTTTCGTGTCTGACTTTATACCAAAAAGTTCTACCGGTACAGAGCTCTCACCCAGTCTTACCTGCAGCCATCTAAGCGGTCGGATGAATTCATCCGATCTTGATCCCCAACGCATCATCTTTCCAAAGGACATAGAAGCCAGCCATTGACTCAACATCTCTTGAAGAAGAGAAACCGTTTCGGCGCCTTTCTCCTCTTTTTTGAAATAGAGTACTTCTTTCCCGTTCTTTTCTGCACGACCAAGTGCATCAAAGCTCACACCACATTTACGGGCAAATCCCTGGGCTGCCTGCGTAGGCTCACCATCTTTGATCGCTGCTTGCACAGGAGGCCCCATAAGTTCTAGTGTACTGTCTGCCTGACGTAATGCCATCGCAGCATGTTTTAGCACAAGTCTTCTGGGGGTATAGATAAATTCAAAGTCACAAGAAAGCTTATACTCTTCAAGTATATTTTTCCAAGATTTCTCTATATCAGATACAATTTTCAGTAGTGGTATAGCCGGAAGTTCTTCTACACCGATTTCGATAAGTAATGCTTGTGTCATTTAGATGGTCCTAGTGAAATTATAATGGCTATTATTTTACCTAAATATTCGTTAAGAGTGAGATGGGCACCTATAGTGTTGCCTGCCAGCTGTCAAAATATCTGAGCTCACTCTCCTCATTGTATGGTTTTTACACAAAACCTCATAAAAATATCTTAAATCGTCATACGTTTAAAAATAGCCGCACATTTTTTGTATACTGCAAACATAAATAACCCGGATAGGTTAACACAGCAAAGAAAAGCAATGAAACTCCGTGATCGGTTATTTGATTGCCCATTCTAATATGAGGGAAAATGGTATGAAGCATTACTTTTTACGTATGAAAACAAAGGGGCATTGTCCTCCAAGAAAACCGATCAGAAAGATCATATGGTCATGGATAGGGGCATTTTTAGGGATACTCTCCATTGCGTATTTAGGAGAAGTATGGAACAGCCATGACAAAGCTTCTTTATTTTTGATAGGCTCTTTCGGGGCATCCGCAGTTTTGATCTACGGGGCTCCTTTGGTAGAGTTTTCACAGCCAAGAAATTTGATCGGGGGACATGTATTTTCAGCACTGGTTGGTGTCACGATAGCTTTACTATGTAAAGAACATATGATTCTTGCCAGTGCATTGGCCGTATCATTGGCTGTTGCGGTGATGCATTTGACAAGAACCCTACATCCTCCCGGAGGTGCAACCGCTTTGATCGCCGTGATTGGTGGGGACAGTATACAGGATTTGGGATATTGGTATGCAGTAAGCCCGGTATTGATCGGTGCTTTTCTTATGTTACTGGTAGCTTTATTTGTCAACAATATGTCCATTGATCCCAAAAGGCATTATCCTGTCTACTGGGTATAAAATGCTGACCAATAGCTCCAGCTAACCAAATAGGTCTGTCATTGTGGTAGGTGAAGAGGGATCAGTGTTCCCCGCTCTCATCATCCTGCATATCTATACGTCTGCCTTCATCATCAAATTTACTTTTATAATAATTTTTCACGATGCCAAATGTTATAAATACAAATAAAAATACAGCAATGATATAAAGGATATCTCCAAACAGCATGTTATTGCTCTAGCGTATTGGCTATGGTGATCTTTTCAAACCCTTCATAGTTTTGACGGAGTGCATCATAGATGACGATACCCACACTCACACCAAGGTTCAAACTTCTGCCTTTTCCACCCATTGGTATGGTGATACACTGCTCCGGGTTGTCAAGTAGTACTTGTTCATTGATCCCTCTGGTCTCAGAACCAAAGAGAATGTGATCACCCTTTTTAAATGGTGCGTTAAAGTAGAGATTATCCGTTTTCGTTGTAGCCATATAACTGTTTTGGGTGATAGGATGTGCTTTAAGGTATTCCTCAAAGCTCTCCCATACTACCAGATCAAGATGTTTCCAATAATCAAGTCCGGCACGCTTTACCGCTTTATCATCAATATCAAATCCGAGTGGTTTGATAAGATGCAGTGTCGCACCGAGATTGACACATAGACGGCCTATGGTACCCGTGTTTTGGGGAATTTTTGGTTCAACTAAAACGATATTAAACATGGAGTAACTTACCTTTCTCTATCATTAAATCACACATCGTGTGTCTTGTCGTGGCGAACGCCCTTGAAAGCGAAGCGATTCGAGAGCCACGACGCTTTTTTGCTTCGTTTTTTCTAAAAAAATGAAGGGAGAAACAATACCTCAGTCCAAATATGAGGAAATGTATCAAAAATTTCAATTTATTATTAAAAGACTACCGTCTTATTACCGTTGACAAACACTCTGTCATGAAGTACCAGTGCCAAAGCGCGTGAAAGTACTATCTTTTCCACATCACGTCCTGCTCTTTGCATATCTTTCCATGAAAGGCGATGATTGACCGGGATCACATCTTGCGCGATGATCGGTCCTTCATCCAGGTCATCCGTTACAAAGTGTGCTGTAGCCCCTATGATCTTTACACCTCTTTCAAACGCCTGCTTATAGGGATTGGCACCTATGAACGCAGGAAGGAAAGAGTGGTGAATATTAATGATCTTTTCCGGATAGGCCTTGACAAACTCAGATGTAAGTATACGCATATACTTTGCAAGCACGATATAGTCAAAGTCAAATTCGCTTATCAGTTTCATTACATGTTCTTCATGCTCTTCTCTGCTCATACCCTCTGCCGGGACATGAAAAAACGGGATATCAAATCTGCGTACGAAGTTCTCAAGCGTATCATGGTTGGCAATAACACACTCAATCTGTGCATCCAGTTCACCATTTGCATGACGTACAAGAATATCACCAAGGGCATGGGACTCTTTGGTAGCCATAAGAATGATTTTCTTGTCTTTTGGTTCCGCGACCCTGATATGTGCATCCTCAGGTGCAACCGTTTTTAGTTCTTCAAGTAACTCCTGAATATCAAACATGCCTGAAACAACTGTACGCATAAAAAAACGTCCCTGTTCTTTGTCAACAAATTCACGGTTATTATCGATATTTAAATCTCTGTCATAGAATACTTTGGAAATCTTATATACTAACCCTTTTGAATCTTCACAGTCAATTAAAACTCTTGCTTTTTTTACCATATTTACCCTAGTTGCTATTGAATTGTAAAATTATACCTATTTTTCTTTCAAACTCATGATTTTCTCTTCAGTCCGCCTCTGAAGTTCATCACCTAAAGCTTTACCCGAAAACCCTTCAGCCATCAACTGAGCGGGGATGACACCTCTGTCAAAAGGTTTATCCCATACATCCAGTTTCTTTGCTACAGCTATGACGTCTTTATGATAGTTCCCTACATACTCTATGATGCCCTCTTTGAGTGAAAGATGTGCTATGAAAGAGACGGTAACATCTGTAGGCAATGGTGGTGCTGCCACTTTTTTATAGTAAACGGCGGGTGCGCCCAATCTTTCCAAGATTTCTGTGATATCCAATGAGAAATATGATTTGCAGATAAAAAGAAAATAATAGGGTCTTAGGGCTTCTACAAAGTTTTTTTGACTCCTTTGCAGTATCCTGCTTAATACGATAAAGGATCTCTTTCCCATATCTTCGTTAAAAAGCTGTTTGCCTATACCCAGAGCCAGTAGATAATAAAGGCCATAGTGCAAGTAGCTTCCCATGAACATTTTCTCAAACTCTTTAAAAAGACGTTCCTTAGGCAGATCATCCAAAGAGATACCCTGACAAAGCCTACAGCTCTCTTCTTCCACTTTAAACCCAAAACGTGCAGCAAACTGCATGGCACGCAGAACACGCAGACTGTCCTCTACAAATGATCTTTTATCGACAACACGCAGTATTTTATCTTCAAGGTCTTTCAACCCGTCCCAAAAGTCAAGTATACGTTCATTTTGAATGTCATACATCAATGCATTGATCGTAAAATCCCTTCTTCTGGATGCTTCTTTCTCTTCTGTGGCCAAAGAGACTTCAAAACCGCGATGTCCTTTGGA
The sequence above is drawn from the Sulfurovum sp. TSL1 genome and encodes:
- the trpC gene encoding indole-3-glycerol phosphate synthase TrpC, giving the protein MAQILDEIIKKTKSDLEKRKVEYPEEWLGRSLAFNPFIPKDVKSALRATEENPYRIIAEVKKASPSKGIIREDFDPVEIAQAYEKGGADSLSILTEPHFFKGDKEYLGMVRRYVNLPLLRKDFIVDKYQVLEALAFGADYILLIAMALSRKELKELHDYARHLGLDVLVEVHNKTDLVKAIFAGADIIGINHRNLETFEMDMRLSEKLIPLIPNGKIIVAESGINDHETVVELSKIGADAFLVGEHFMRQDDITAAIKALKYGN
- a CDS encoding tetratricopeptide repeat protein produces the protein MTTFQLLLLIIAGGVFYLFFKQLFSGNHPKRGVDFEAKVGDDQIGGINRPDKTFSTPEVEPTRMEQLLQMTDDAVEKEDFEEAKKALGSAFIIDEKNPEVLQKMGYVCMQTGEYEEAKESFEKLLLLDESDDMAHVSLANVLHKLGEDEGAEKHHERAIELDPEYAPHHFNYANTLYDQGRKKEALVGYTKAYALDDTLEEAKKMIKELGSDNE
- a CDS encoding tRNA1(Val) (adenine(37)-N6)-methyltransferase encodes the protein MFLYQPTSGYCYNSDSIFLYDFISSFKPKGRLLDVGCGVGIISLLLTRDFNIQTSIIDKQEKMLEYAKHNYALNNLEAQSHLGDFTEWMTDEKFDYIISNPPFYDSNVQQSDNTHLNIARYAHHLPIDAFIAKVKKLLKPRGYFIFCYDAKQVDLLLHHLTSYGITVETMQFVHSKIDRESKLVMIAARLGSKSMTKILPPFVVFDEKSVYREKAAKAFERANTNSIKGDF
- the pdxA gene encoding 4-hydroxythreonine-4-phosphate dehydrogenase, producing the protein MSRKKVAISVGDLNGIGIQLALENHDIISQEIEAVYCIDRNMLEQAAHKLNLTIPSNFQTVEDLEGYFEIEPGVVRKESGAYAYASFVRAVALARNKKVDAITTLPIHKKAWELAGVAYKGHTDALRDFFDAEAIMMLGSPQMYVALFTEHIPLREVAGSINEKALTRFLIDFYQTAKPSTQVGVLGLNPHAGDDGVLGDEERIIQKAIENAHREIGTKIFSAPLVPDVAFTPRVRANYTHYIAMYHDQGLAPLKALYFDEGINVSLNLPILRTSVDHGTAFDIAYKGVKISSLSYLNAVKYIVDHTIR
- the msrB gene encoding peptide-methionine (R)-S-oxide reductase MsrB, translated to MSYKITLDKEKLQKKLTPLEYNVCLNHGTEAPFQNEFWDSKKEGIYSCKCCGTPLFSSEAKFDSGTGWPSYFQPINEDDIEEIEDSSHGMVRVEVRCGACGCHLGHVFPDGPAPTYKRYCINSASLDFKEKE
- a CDS encoding phosphomannomutase; this translates as MIITIEDKQFDTAKITQLYPAAVVKTGYEDETTQVSLEWLDIESKGKVEVVGFGIFVNLGEEEKYSFVFDTKEEMDEAAGRIAAQLQSS
- a CDS encoding YkgJ family cysteine cluster protein; protein product: MEFMTHEQYNFKFNPNACEACGGHCCTGESGYIWAKYSEIEKMAAFVNLSVEDFATMYLRKVKHRYSLIEKKLAEDNYACIFFDASLKRCSIYPVRPLQCRTFPFWEQFKNDEEEVRKECPGIV
- a CDS encoding lipopolysaccharide assembly protein LapB gives rise to the protein MMGSAKEIMKISEDELIMRGLLYDEYKAYENSYQVYKKLYDDTGAEIYLFKEATAALMSRNHILESITRLKRWDKVNPNRIEVRRLLIPLYLTARQVKNATIEAENLLEQSKEPMDLDLASNSFLYAGKFKRALDLLSRVYETVPREEILLRMADIMDEFTGERKRAIQLLETHRRMNIVSHDVYVKLLSLYQKEKDINGILETYKALYQQDNDQEYLTKIIDAYIYKRDLDGAIAFLEADQSRNDILYELYKTKKYFSKALTLVDKLYEEDKNSKWIAEKGVLIFENSEDKNDKKMIQDVISQFEKAIALGNDDSIYLNYYGYTLIDKEVNVKKGIDVIENALIQQPDNMYYLDSLAWGYYKQRKCDKAYKLMKRVVDEEGLEEPEIIEHWDAIRQCK
- a CDS encoding GatB/YqeY domain-containing protein, encoding MSLKEQIKNDIKEAMRAKETIKRDTLRNIQASIKQIEVDERRDVTDSDVEAVLMKYLKQREDAKAQFAEAGRNDLVEKEDAEIAIVKSYLPEPMDDAELESVLKEVIASVGAESMKDMGKVMGGAKAAIGSRADGGRINQMVKKLLS